In the genome of Streptomyces racemochromogenes, one region contains:
- a CDS encoding glycoside hydrolase family 3 protein yields MPNHASRRALLAAAAMAAVTAAGAAGAASTASTAAPGTPDDSRAPGGPPGRGPDRERLRALVSGLGLPELVGQLFVSRAYGHSATDPDPADAELNLKHFGVRTAAELVARYHLGGVVYFAWAHNTRDPHQIAALSNGLQRAAADSGAGIPLLLSVDQEHGAVARIGRPATLLPGAMALGAAGSAEGALRAARVAGTELAALGIRQDWAPVADVNVNPANPVIGVRSFGSDPSAVAALAAAQVRGYQGAGVAAAAKHFPGHGDTETDSHVGLPVMRHSRAQWEELDAPPFRAAVRAGVDVIMTAHIVFPALDPSGDPATLSRPIVTGLLREQLGFRGVVVTDALDMAGVRQKYGDDRVPVLALKAGCDLLLNAPDLGLAQRAVRAAVESGELSRGRVEESVLRVLELKARRGLFEDPYTSDAAVDAAVGTGGHLAAADAVAAGTTTLLANPRGLLPLDASAGPKLLVTGTDPVSPTGTTGPPTAVLARELTALGCRAQALPPERAAAAAPGHAAVLVCTYNVPEGESPQRALVAELVATGVPVVLLAVRNPYDPARLPRCAAEVATYTWTDVEMRAAARVLTGASRPSGRLPVPVPGRYPLGHGLSY; encoded by the coding sequence GTGCCGAACCACGCCTCCCGCCGGGCCCTGCTCGCCGCCGCCGCGATGGCCGCCGTCACGGCCGCCGGAGCCGCCGGGGCCGCCTCCACGGCCTCCACCGCCGCTCCCGGGACCCCGGACGACTCCCGGGCCCCCGGCGGGCCGCCGGGGCGCGGCCCGGACCGGGAGCGGCTGCGCGCGCTGGTCTCCGGGCTCGGGCTGCCCGAGCTGGTGGGGCAGCTGTTCGTGTCCCGGGCCTACGGGCATTCGGCGACGGACCCCGACCCGGCGGACGCCGAGCTGAACCTGAAGCACTTCGGGGTGCGCACCGCCGCCGAGCTGGTGGCCCGCTACCACCTGGGCGGGGTCGTCTACTTCGCGTGGGCCCACAACACGCGTGACCCGCACCAGATCGCCGCCCTGTCCAACGGGCTCCAGCGGGCCGCCGCGGACTCGGGGGCGGGGATCCCGCTGCTGCTGTCGGTGGACCAGGAGCACGGGGCCGTCGCCCGGATCGGCCGGCCCGCGACCCTGCTGCCGGGGGCGATGGCGCTGGGCGCGGCGGGCTCCGCCGAGGGGGCCCTGCGGGCGGCCCGGGTGGCGGGGACGGAGCTGGCGGCGCTGGGCATCCGGCAGGACTGGGCTCCGGTGGCCGACGTGAACGTGAACCCGGCCAACCCGGTGATCGGCGTGCGCTCCTTCGGCTCCGACCCGTCCGCCGTCGCGGCCCTGGCCGCGGCCCAGGTGCGCGGCTACCAGGGGGCGGGGGTGGCGGCGGCGGCGAAGCACTTCCCGGGACACGGGGACACCGAGACCGACAGCCACGTCGGGCTGCCGGTGATGCGGCACTCCCGCGCCCAGTGGGAGGAGCTGGACGCGCCGCCGTTCCGGGCGGCGGTGCGCGCGGGCGTGGACGTGATCATGACGGCGCACATCGTCTTCCCCGCCCTCGACCCCTCGGGGGACCCGGCGACCCTCTCGCGGCCCATCGTGACCGGCCTGCTGCGCGAACAGCTGGGCTTCCGCGGGGTGGTGGTCACCGACGCCCTCGACATGGCGGGGGTCCGGCAGAAGTACGGGGACGACCGGGTCCCGGTGCTGGCCCTGAAGGCGGGCTGCGACCTGCTGCTGAACGCGCCGGACCTGGGCCTCGCGCAGCGCGCGGTGCGGGCGGCGGTGGAGTCGGGCGAGCTGTCGCGCGGCCGGGTCGAGGAGTCGGTGCTGCGGGTCCTGGAGCTGAAGGCCCGCCGGGGCCTGTTCGAGGACCCGTACACCTCCGACGCGGCGGTGGACGCGGCGGTGGGGACGGGCGGGCACCTGGCGGCCGCCGACGCGGTCGCGGCGGGTACGACGACGCTGCTGGCCAATCCGCGCGGGCTGCTGCCGCTGGACGCGTCGGCCGGGCCGAAGCTGCTGGTCACCGGCACCGACCCGGTCTCCCCCACCGGCACCACGGGCCCCCCGACGGCGGTCCTGGCGCGGGAGCTGACCGCCCTGGGGTGCCGGGCGCAGGCCCTGCCGCCCGAGCGGGCGGCGGCGGCCGCGCCGGGGCACGCGGCGGTGCTGGTGTGCACGTACAACGTCCCGGAGGGCGAGAGTCCGCAACGCGCGCTGGTGGCGGAGCTGGTCGCGACGGGCGTCCCGGTGGTGCTGCTCGCGGTCCGCAACCCGTACGACCCG
- a CDS encoding LysR family transcriptional regulator: MLDLSRLRALHAVSVHGSVAGAAAALGYTPSAVSQQIAKLERETRTTLLERRGRGVALTEEARHLADTARELLAIVERAETTLEERRGRPSGLLTVAAFASAARGLLPGVLAELARRHPALDVRLTEVDPHLSVDLVARGVTDLAVAHDWDIAPLPAPEGVEQAVIGDDPCDLVVPAGHPFTTRRAVRRTDLGGQRWVCQPPGRVCHDWLVRTMRTAGFEPDIAHTAEENHTIVALVAAGLGVAVVPRLGTGALPPGAVAVRLEPGPVRRLYALWRTGAARRPAITETVRTLQGHWTAARERP, translated from the coding sequence ATGCTCGACCTGTCCCGGCTGCGCGCCCTGCACGCCGTCTCAGTCCACGGTTCGGTCGCGGGCGCGGCGGCCGCCCTCGGCTACACCCCCTCCGCGGTCTCGCAGCAGATCGCCAAGCTGGAGCGGGAGACCCGCACGACGCTCCTGGAGCGGCGCGGGCGGGGGGTCGCGCTCACCGAGGAGGCCCGCCACCTGGCCGACACCGCCCGTGAGCTGCTGGCGATCGTGGAGCGCGCCGAGACCACCCTGGAGGAGCGGCGCGGCCGGCCGAGCGGCCTGCTGACGGTGGCGGCCTTCGCGTCGGCGGCGCGCGGCCTGCTGCCGGGGGTGCTGGCCGAGCTGGCGCGACGCCATCCCGCGCTGGACGTACGCCTCACGGAGGTCGACCCCCACCTGTCGGTGGACCTGGTCGCCCGGGGCGTCACCGACCTGGCGGTGGCCCACGACTGGGACATCGCCCCGCTGCCCGCCCCCGAGGGCGTGGAGCAGGCCGTCATCGGCGACGACCCCTGCGATCTGGTGGTCCCGGCCGGACACCCCTTCACCACCCGGCGGGCGGTGCGCCGGACGGACCTGGGGGGCCAGCGGTGGGTGTGCCAGCCGCCCGGGCGGGTGTGCCACGACTGGCTGGTGCGGACCATGCGCACGGCGGGGTTCGAGCCCGACATCGCGCACACCGCCGAGGAGAACCACACGATCGTCGCGCTGGTCGCGGCCGGCCTCGGGGTGGCGGTCGTTCCCCGGCTGGGTACCGGGGCGCTGCCGCCGGGCGCGGTGGCCGTACGGCTGGAGCCCGGGCCGGTGCGCAGGCTGTACGCCCTGTGGCGGACGGGAGCGGCCCGCCGGCCCGCGATCACCGAGACCGTGCGCACCCTCCAGGGCCACTGGACGGCGGCGCGGGAGCGTCCCTAA
- a CDS encoding EamA family transporter, producing the protein MRPVHTALAVLVAAVWGFNFVVIEIGLGHFPPLLLSALRFLVAALPAVFFVGRPKVAWKWVLGVGAALGIAKFGLLFTGMAAGMPAGLSSLVLQVQAVFTAALAAVVLRERPGRVRLLGMAVALAGIAVAAVDRGLSGPVTGFVLVVAAAACWGVSNVLTRKAAPPDALNFMVWVCTVPVVPLFGLSLLLEGPGRDLAALRALDWSGVAVIGYVAWVSTVFGFGAWGYLLRRYPASSVAPFSLLVPVFGMSSAALVLGEGISGPRWVAAVLLVGGVGLTSLAPARAKTRTGPVSAGGPRAAAAASPAP; encoded by the coding sequence ATGCGTCCCGTACACACCGCACTCGCCGTACTCGTCGCCGCCGTCTGGGGCTTCAACTTCGTCGTCATCGAGATCGGCCTCGGCCACTTCCCGCCCCTGCTCCTGTCCGCGCTGCGCTTCCTCGTGGCCGCGCTGCCCGCCGTGTTCTTCGTGGGGCGCCCCAAGGTCGCCTGGAAGTGGGTCCTCGGGGTCGGCGCCGCCCTCGGCATCGCCAAGTTCGGGCTGCTGTTCACGGGCATGGCGGCCGGCATGCCGGCCGGGCTGTCCTCGCTCGTGCTCCAGGTCCAGGCCGTCTTCACCGCCGCCCTGGCCGCCGTCGTGCTGCGCGAGCGGCCCGGCCGGGTGCGGCTGCTGGGCATGGCCGTGGCGCTGGCGGGGATCGCGGTGGCCGCCGTCGACCGGGGCCTGTCCGGGCCCGTCACCGGCTTCGTCCTGGTCGTCGCGGCCGCCGCCTGCTGGGGCGTGTCCAACGTGCTCACCCGCAAGGCCGCCCCGCCCGACGCGCTGAACTTCATGGTGTGGGTGTGCACCGTCCCGGTGGTCCCGCTGTTCGGGCTCTCGCTGCTGCTGGAGGGACCCGGCCGGGACCTGGCCGCGCTGCGCGCCCTGGACTGGTCCGGCGTGGCCGTCATCGGCTACGTCGCCTGGGTGTCCACGGTGTTCGGCTTCGGCGCCTGGGGCTACCTGCTGCGCCGCTACCCGGCCTCGTCCGTGGCGCCGTTCTCGCTGCTGGTGCCGGTGTTCGGGATGTCCTCGGCCGCGCTGGTGCTCGGCGAGGGGATCTCGGGGCCGCGCTGGGTGGCGGCGGTGCTGCTGGTCGGCGGGGTGGGCCTGACCTCGCTGGCCCCCGCGCGCGCGAAGACCCGTACGGGCCCGGTCAGCGCGGGGGGTCCTCGCGCAGCGGCAGCCGCCAGTCCTGCCCCGTGA
- a CDS encoding DUF937 domain-containing protein encodes MSDSSFEDDVLGELGEDRLQEIATLLGTDTDDARATVSQTVGAMTGGLQEKADAGDDEVRQAFAEVSEPPLQGVATLGGGLGGLLGGGMMAGVLSKVSRPVANAVSKKTGIPAPTVMRVIELLIPVVMAVFAKRAAGRGSATAGAPGAAAPGAAASDGPGLGDLLGQILGGRK; translated from the coding sequence ATGAGCGACTCTTCCTTCGAGGACGACGTACTGGGCGAACTGGGCGAGGACAGGCTCCAGGAGATCGCCACCCTGCTCGGCACCGACACCGACGACGCCCGCGCGACCGTCTCCCAGACCGTCGGGGCGATGACCGGCGGTCTCCAGGAGAAGGCCGACGCCGGCGACGACGAGGTCCGCCAGGCCTTCGCGGAGGTGTCCGAGCCCCCGCTCCAGGGCGTGGCCACCCTCGGCGGCGGCCTCGGCGGCCTGCTCGGCGGCGGGATGATGGCCGGGGTGCTCTCCAAGGTGAGCAGGCCGGTGGCCAACGCCGTCTCGAAGAAGACCGGCATCCCCGCGCCGACGGTCATGCGCGTCATCGAGCTGCTGATCCCCGTGGTGATGGCCGTCTTCGCCAAGCGCGCCGCGGGCAGGGGCTCCGCCACCGCCGGGGCCCCGGGTGCCGCCGCCCCGGGCGCCGCGGCCTCCGACGGTCCCGGCCTCGGCGACCTGCTGGGACAGATCCTGGGCGGCAGGAAGTAG
- the recD2 gene encoding SF1B family DNA helicase RecD2 — protein sequence MVNNGAVQPAVVEGVLERITYANEESGYTVARVDTGRGAGDLLTVVGSLLGAQPGESLRMEGRWGSHPQYGRQFTVENYSTILPATIQGIRRYLGSGLIKGIGPRIADRIVEHFGLDTLDVIEAEPKRLIEVPGLGPKRTKLIGAAWEEQKAIKEVMVFLQGVGVSTSIAVRIYKKYGDASISVVKNQPYRLAADVWGIGFLTADRIAQAVGIPHDSPERVRAGLQYALSQSTDQGHCFLPEERLIADGVKLLQVDTGLVIECLAELAADPEGVVREPVPDPQGGPDPLTAVYLVPFHRAELSLVGQVRRLLNAEEDRMPGFQDVDWDKALGWLAGRTGASLAPEQRDAVRLALTRRVAVLTGGPGCGKSFTVRSIVELARAKKAKVVLAAPTGRAAKRLSELTGAEASTVHRLLELKPGGDAAYDRDRPLDADLVVVDEASMLDLLLANKLVKAVAPGAHLLLVGDVDQLPSVGAGEVLRDLLAQGGPVPAVRLTRIFRQAQQSGVVTNAHRINTGVPPITDGLPDFFLFPEEDTEAAGLLAVDVAARRIPARFGLDPRRDVQVLAPMHRGPAGAGNLNGLLQQAITPARPGLPEKRFGGRVFRVGDKVTQIRNNYEKGANGVFNGTVGVVTALDPDEQRLTVRTEEDEEVGYEFAELDELAHAYAVTIHRSQGSEYPAVVIPVTTGAWMMLQRNLLYTAVTRAKKLVVLVGSRKALGQAVRTVSAGRRYTAVAARLAGRVSVGNIT from the coding sequence ATGGTGAACAACGGGGCGGTGCAACCGGCAGTCGTCGAGGGGGTGCTGGAGCGCATCACCTACGCCAACGAGGAGAGCGGCTACACGGTCGCCCGGGTCGACACCGGCCGCGGCGCGGGGGACCTGCTGACCGTCGTCGGCTCGCTGCTCGGCGCGCAGCCCGGCGAGTCCCTGCGCATGGAGGGCCGCTGGGGCTCGCACCCCCAGTACGGCAGGCAGTTCACCGTCGAGAACTACTCGACGATCCTGCCCGCCACCATCCAGGGCATCCGCCGCTACCTCGGCTCCGGCCTCATCAAGGGCATCGGCCCGAGGATCGCCGACCGCATCGTCGAACACTTCGGCCTCGACACCCTCGACGTCATCGAGGCCGAGCCGAAGCGGCTGATCGAGGTCCCCGGCCTCGGCCCCAAGCGGACGAAGCTGATCGGCGCCGCGTGGGAGGAGCAGAAGGCCATCAAGGAGGTCATGGTCTTCCTCCAGGGCGTCGGCGTCTCCACCTCCATCGCGGTCCGCATCTACAAGAAGTACGGGGACGCCTCCATCTCGGTGGTCAAGAACCAGCCGTACCGGCTCGCCGCCGACGTCTGGGGCATCGGCTTCCTCACCGCCGACCGCATCGCCCAGGCCGTCGGCATCCCGCACGACAGCCCCGAGCGGGTCAGGGCCGGCCTCCAGTACGCCCTGTCCCAGTCCACCGACCAGGGGCACTGCTTCCTCCCCGAGGAGCGCCTCATCGCCGACGGCGTGAAGCTGCTCCAGGTGGACACCGGGCTGGTCATCGAGTGCCTGGCCGAGCTCGCCGCCGATCCGGAGGGCGTCGTGCGGGAGCCCGTGCCCGACCCCCAGGGCGGCCCCGATCCCCTCACCGCGGTCTACCTGGTCCCCTTCCACCGGGCGGAGCTCTCGCTGGTCGGCCAGGTCCGCCGGCTGCTGAACGCCGAGGAGGACCGGATGCCCGGCTTCCAGGACGTGGACTGGGACAAGGCCCTCGGCTGGCTCGCCGGCCGTACCGGGGCCAGCCTCGCCCCCGAGCAGCGGGACGCGGTCAGGCTGGCCCTCACCCGCCGGGTGGCGGTGCTCACGGGCGGGCCCGGCTGCGGCAAGTCCTTCACCGTGCGCTCCATCGTGGAGCTGGCCCGGGCCAAGAAGGCCAAGGTGGTGCTCGCCGCCCCCACGGGCCGCGCCGCGAAGCGGCTGTCCGAGCTGACCGGGGCCGAGGCCTCCACCGTGCACCGGCTGCTGGAGCTCAAGCCCGGCGGGGACGCGGCGTACGACCGGGACCGGCCGCTGGACGCCGACCTGGTCGTGGTCGACGAGGCCTCGATGCTGGACCTGCTGCTGGCGAACAAGCTGGTCAAGGCGGTGGCGCCGGGAGCGCACCTGCTGCTGGTCGGCGACGTGGACCAGCTGCCCTCGGTCGGCGCCGGCGAGGTCCTGCGGGACCTGCTGGCGCAGGGCGGGCCGGTGCCGGCCGTCCGGCTGACCCGGATCTTCCGCCAGGCGCAGCAGTCGGGCGTCGTCACCAACGCGCACCGCATCAACACCGGGGTGCCGCCCATCACCGACGGCCTGCCGGACTTCTTCCTCTTCCCGGAGGAGGACACGGAGGCGGCCGGGCTCCTCGCCGTGGACGTGGCCGCCCGCCGGATCCCCGCCCGGTTCGGACTCGACCCGCGCCGGGACGTCCAGGTCCTGGCCCCCATGCACCGGGGCCCGGCCGGCGCGGGGAACCTCAACGGCCTGCTCCAGCAGGCGATCACCCCGGCCCGGCCGGGCCTGCCCGAGAAGCGGTTCGGCGGCCGGGTCTTCCGGGTGGGCGACAAGGTCACCCAGATCCGCAACAACTACGAGAAGGGCGCCAACGGCGTCTTCAACGGCACCGTCGGCGTGGTCACCGCTCTGGACCCGGACGAGCAGCGCTTGACGGTGCGTACAGAGGAGGACGAGGAGGTGGGGTACGAATTCGCCGAGCTGGACGAGCTGGCGCACGCGTACGCCGTCACCATCCACCGCTCCCAGGGGAGTGAATATCCGGCGGTCGTGATCCCCGTCACCACCGGGGCCTGGATGATGCTCCAGCGGAACCTGCTGTACACGGCCGTGACCAGGGCGAAGAAACTGGTCGTCCTGGTCGGGTCCCGCAAGGCCCTGGGGCAGGCGGTGCGTACCGTTTCCGCAGGCAGGAGGTACACGGCGGTGGCCGCGCGGCTCGCCGGCCGGGTCTCGGTGGGAAACATCACCTAG